The Mammaliicoccus sciuri genome window below encodes:
- the pstC gene encoding phosphate ABC transporter permease subunit PstC yields the protein MKQQTSVQELIKQNNNNKGKVFADKAVPIILLLIASVSVLTTIGILFTLVTETATFFTRVNPFEFLFTKDWAPFSSDPKYGIFALILGTLKVTAVATIFAVPVGLGAALYLSEYASDRSRRIIKPILEILAGIPTIVYGFFALTFVTPILRGIFPDLGSFNSISPGLVVGVMIIPMITSMSEDAMSSVPDSIKEGALGLGTTKFELATKIVFPAALSGIIASVVLAISRAIGETMIVSLAAGSTPDSSFSLIGSIQTMTGFIVQVATGDATYGSDIYYSIYAVGFTLFIFTFIMNIISQWITKRFREEY from the coding sequence ATGAAACAACAAACTTCAGTACAAGAATTGATTAAACAAAATAACAATAATAAAGGTAAAGTCTTTGCTGATAAAGCTGTTCCCATTATTTTATTGTTAATCGCTTCAGTTTCTGTACTTACAACAATCGGGATATTATTCACGCTTGTCACTGAAACTGCAACATTTTTTACGAGAGTGAATCCATTTGAATTTCTATTTACGAAAGACTGGGCACCATTTTCATCTGATCCTAAATACGGTATTTTCGCACTGATATTAGGGACGTTGAAAGTTACAGCAGTAGCGACAATCTTTGCTGTTCCAGTTGGATTAGGTGCAGCACTATATTTGAGTGAGTATGCATCTGATAGATCAAGAAGAATAATTAAACCAATTCTTGAAATATTAGCAGGTATACCAACAATTGTTTACGGATTTTTCGCGTTAACATTTGTAACACCAATTTTAAGAGGTATATTCCCGGATTTAGGAAGCTTTAACTCTATTAGTCCAGGTTTAGTCGTGGGGGTCATGATTATACCGATGATTACGAGTATGAGTGAAGACGCAATGAGTTCGGTACCTGATTCAATTAAAGAAGGTGCACTAGGATTAGGTACAACAAAGTTTGAACTTGCGACTAAAATCGTATTTCCAGCTGCTTTATCCGGTATTATCGCATCTGTTGTATTAGCGATATCAAGAGCTATCGGTGAAACAATGATCGTATCTTTAGCGGCAGGTAGTACACCAGATTCAAGCTTTAGTTTAATAGGGTCTATTCAGACAATGACAGGATTCATTGTCCAAGTTGCGACTGGTGATGCGACTTACGGATCTGATATTTATTACAGTATTTATGCTGTAGGTTTCACATTATTTATATTCACATTTATTATGAATATCATTTCACAATGGATTACAAAACGATTTAGAGAGGAGTATTAA
- the pstA gene encoding phosphate ABC transporter permease PstA yields the protein MSEVNLVDQTVVRKKLPTRLMKNKVIKSIFFVCTLIGLIVLAILLFDIFRKGIPYLSTDFFTNFSSTSPERAGIKGALIGTLWLMMTIAPISIILGVGTAIYMVEYAKENWFTKFIRVNISNLAGVPSVVFGLLGLTIFVRGAGIENLSLGKTVIAAALTMSLMILPIIIVASQEAIKAVPSSIREASLGLGGTKWQTIKNIVLPASIPGILTGTILALSRALGETAPLVVIGIPAILMKTPNSIFESFQALPMQIYNWAKLPQAEFQFVSSAAIIVLLVILILMNSIAIYIRNKYQRKL from the coding sequence ATGTCAGAAGTTAATTTAGTTGATCAAACCGTCGTTCGTAAAAAGCTACCGACAAGACTAATGAAAAATAAAGTTATTAAATCAATATTTTTCGTTTGTACATTAATTGGCTTAATCGTATTAGCTATTTTGCTATTTGACATATTTAGAAAAGGTATTCCTTATCTAAGTACAGATTTCTTCACAAACTTCTCATCAACATCACCTGAACGTGCAGGTATTAAAGGTGCTTTAATTGGGACACTATGGCTCATGATGACAATAGCACCTATATCTATCATTCTTGGTGTTGGTACAGCGATATATATGGTTGAATATGCAAAAGAAAATTGGTTTACGAAATTTATAAGAGTTAATATTTCAAATTTAGCAGGTGTGCCATCAGTAGTATTTGGTTTATTAGGATTAACTATATTTGTACGCGGTGCAGGTATTGAAAATTTATCTCTAGGTAAGACGGTTATTGCAGCAGCATTAACGATGTCGCTTATGATATTACCAATCATTATTGTAGCAAGTCAGGAAGCAATTAAAGCAGTCCCATCATCTATTAGAGAAGCATCATTAGGATTAGGTGGTACTAAATGGCAAACGATTAAAAACATCGTATTACCAGCTTCAATACCTGGCATTTTAACAGGCACAATTCTTGCACTATCAAGAGCACTTGGAGAAACAGCTCCACTTGTTGTAATCGGTATTCCTGCCATATTGATGAAAACACCTAACAGTATATTTGAATCTTTCCAAGCTTTACCAATGCAAATATACAACTGGGCTAAGTTACCACAAGCAGAATTTCAGTTTGTTTCATCGGCAGCAATTATCGTATTACTCGTAATTTTAATTCTTATGAACTCAATCGCAATCTATATTAGAAATAAATATCAAAGAAAATTATAA
- the pstB gene encoding phosphate ABC transporter ATP-binding protein PstB, with protein MTANQQIAVEDKNIVYKTNNLDLWYGDFHALKNINLDIAENEVTAIIGPSGCGKSTYIKTLNRMIELIPSVKTSGEIIYRDKNIFDKKYSVEELRTNVGMVFQKPNPFPKSIYDNITYGPRIHGITDKKVLDEIVERSLKGAAIWDECKDRLDNNAYGLSGGQQQRICIARCLAIEPDVILMDEPTSALDPISTLKVEELVQELKTKYSIIIVIHNMQQAARISDKTAFFLNGYVNEFDQTDKIFSNPSDKKTEDYISGRFG; from the coding sequence ATGACGGCAAATCAACAAATAGCTGTAGAAGATAAAAACATCGTTTATAAAACGAATAATTTAGATTTATGGTATGGAGATTTTCATGCGCTTAAAAATATAAATTTAGATATTGCAGAAAATGAAGTGACTGCAATAATTGGACCATCTGGTTGTGGTAAATCAACTTATATTAAAACATTAAATAGAATGATTGAATTAATTCCAAGTGTTAAAACATCAGGAGAAATCATTTATAGAGATAAAAACATTTTCGACAAAAAATATAGTGTTGAAGAATTAAGAACGAATGTCGGTATGGTGTTCCAAAAACCGAACCCATTCCCAAAATCAATCTATGACAATATTACTTATGGACCTAGAATTCATGGTATTACAGATAAAAAGGTACTAGATGAAATCGTTGAACGTTCATTAAAAGGTGCAGCAATTTGGGATGAATGTAAAGACAGACTAGATAATAATGCCTATGGATTATCTGGTGGGCAACAGCAAAGAATTTGTATAGCGAGATGTTTAGCTATTGAACCAGATGTTATTTTAATGGATGAGCCAACTTCAGCACTAGATCCTATTTCAACGTTAAAAGTAGAAGAACTTGTGCAAGAATTAAAAACTAAATACTCAATCATTATCGTGATACACAACATGCAACAAGCAGCTAGGATTTCTGATAAAACAGCGTTCTTCCTAAACGGTTATGTAAATGAGTTCGATCAAACAGATAAAATCTTCTCTAACCCATCAGATAAGAAGACTGAAGATTATATTTCAGGGAGATTTGGATAA
- the phoU gene encoding phosphate signaling complex protein PhoU: protein MVIREKYEDELNSLINDLFVLGKEIYFMIEQSISVLSDEDRNNARNLIKYDKKINQMEYDINEKVVMLITKQQPIATDLRVMISGLKIASELERMADNSTNIAQIRKRVKITDYFILTRLKTMGKLAMLMLKDLEVAVNDKDILLIKEIINRDNDIDDLYREINNTTYLIDNDPFISGQAHLAARYLERIGDHITNISESCYYYITGEHYEPIEK from the coding sequence ATGGTTATTAGAGAAAAATATGAAGATGAATTAAATTCACTCATTAATGATTTATTTGTGTTGGGTAAAGAAATATACTTTATGATAGAACAATCAATATCTGTATTGAGCGATGAAGATAGAAACAACGCTCGTAATTTAATCAAATACGATAAAAAAATTAACCAAATGGAATATGACATTAATGAAAAAGTAGTTATGCTTATTACAAAGCAACAACCTATAGCGACAGACCTTCGAGTTATGATCTCAGGTTTAAAAATAGCTTCTGAATTAGAGCGAATGGCAGACAATTCTACTAATATTGCTCAAATTAGAAAAAGAGTTAAAATAACAGATTACTTTATACTAACGAGATTAAAAACAATGGGTAAGTTAGCAATGTTAATGTTAAAAGATTTAGAAGTGGCAGTTAATGACAAAGATATCTTGTTGATAAAAGAAATTATCAATCGTGACAATGATATTGATGATTTATATCGTGAGATTAATAACACGACATATTTAATCGATAATGATCCATTCATTTCAGGTCAAGCACATCTTGCTGCAAGATACTTAGAAAGAATAGGAGACCATATCACGAATATCAGTGAAAGTTGCTATTATTATATAACTGGTGAACACTATGAACCTATTGAAAAATAG
- the rpmG gene encoding 50S ribosomal protein L33 → MRVNVTLACTDCGERNYISKKNKRNNPERIEMKKYCARDGKHTLHRETK, encoded by the coding sequence ATGCGCGTAAATGTAACTTTAGCATGTACAGATTGTGGTGAAAGAAACTACATCTCTAAAAAGAATAAACGTAACAACCCAGAGCGTATTGAAATGAAAAAATATTGTGCTCGTGACGGTAAACACACTCTTCATAGAGAAACAAAATAA
- a CDS encoding 5-formyltetrahydrofolate cyclo-ligase, whose translation MSNKKNLRKEILNLMRNQDISQKEQYDLNLKEQLFEHNNFKQANSIAIVMSMDHEVNTIPIIEHLLNIGKKVFVPRTDYDTKQMEFQRLLDLNSIAIDQKGIKYVNQETEISDDIDLIIVPGVVFNQDGYRIGYGGGYYDKYLSHYNGHTISLLYPFQIRNFGAESHDIPVDEMLTPNDIYGEE comes from the coding sequence ATGTCAAACAAGAAAAATTTAAGAAAAGAAATTTTGAATTTAATGAGAAATCAAGACATTTCTCAAAAAGAACAATATGATTTAAATTTAAAAGAACAATTATTTGAACATAACAATTTTAAGCAAGCCAATTCAATTGCTATCGTTATGAGTATGGATCATGAAGTCAATACGATACCTATTATTGAACATCTTTTAAATATAGGTAAGAAAGTATTCGTACCGAGAACCGATTACGATACGAAACAAATGGAATTTCAACGACTACTTGATTTGAATTCCATTGCAATTGATCAAAAAGGTATTAAGTATGTTAATCAAGAAACTGAAATAAGTGATGATATTGACTTAATTATTGTACCTGGTGTTGTATTTAATCAAGATGGATATCGAATAGGCTATGGTGGAGGGTATTATGATAAATATTTATCTCATTATAATGGACATACAATAAGTTTGTTATATCCTTTTCAGATAAGAAACTTTGGAGCTGAATCACACGATATACCAGTTGATGAGATGTTGACACCAAATGATATATATGGAGAAGAATAG
- a CDS encoding rhomboid family intramembrane serine protease produces MDKTKQMWKLIYYLVYTEGYKIISIDEEEAEIWLTHESKKIVKRFIHKTPTHQEVDFDLEKITDHIGDLIDSIGFSFEQLDVFYITEKEIDFTEFNHTKRPKIRYHALYELDDFEKVSHHFVTKHQIKRNRTNPVTTYKNKLLNASFIDSFMLKFSPVTYFLVAANVIVWLSLVLIFNHFGQINLVDYGGLVHFNVVHGEWYRLLTSMFIHANFTHLMMNVFSLIIFGKLIEGALGSIKMFTIYFISGLFAGIVSLSIDTQSISIGASGAIFGLIGAFIVYLFTRKNINKQFVLQTFIGIVIISLLALFINNVNHFAHLGGFVGGAILMFIMYKWMEHDKFKLYYIAAFIVIIIILIVIIFNRQQHYIYDELTKDAMNNGDFDRAETMVKQIKEKNFESDETYILSGLIVSNNTSLNEAILEWERGLKVFPNSAKLNYQLALGYRAKDDYNKANKFINKAIKLDKKNKHYATLKDEIEAFRS; encoded by the coding sequence ATGGATAAAACAAAACAAATGTGGAAGTTGATATATTATTTAGTTTATACAGAAGGTTACAAAATAATATCGATTGATGAAGAAGAAGCAGAAATATGGTTGACTCATGAATCTAAAAAAATTGTCAAAAGGTTTATACATAAGACACCTACACATCAAGAAGTTGATTTTGACTTAGAAAAAATCACTGACCATATAGGTGACTTAATTGATAGTATAGGGTTTAGCTTTGAACAATTAGATGTTTTTTATATTACCGAAAAAGAGATAGACTTCACTGAATTTAATCATACTAAACGACCTAAAATTAGGTATCATGCTTTATATGAGCTTGATGATTTCGAGAAAGTATCTCATCACTTTGTAACGAAACATCAAATTAAACGTAATAGAACAAATCCTGTTACGACATATAAAAACAAATTATTGAATGCGAGCTTTATTGATAGCTTTATGCTTAAGTTTTCACCTGTGACATATTTTTTAGTAGCTGCTAATGTTATTGTTTGGCTGTCTTTAGTTTTAATTTTTAATCATTTTGGTCAAATTAATTTAGTCGATTACGGCGGACTTGTGCATTTCAATGTTGTTCACGGTGAATGGTACCGTTTATTAACGTCCATGTTTATACACGCGAATTTTACACACTTAATGATGAATGTATTTTCGCTTATTATATTCGGTAAACTGATTGAAGGTGCATTAGGGTCCATTAAAATGTTCACCATTTATTTCATATCAGGTCTATTTGCAGGTATTGTATCGCTTAGTATAGATACACAATCTATTTCAATTGGTGCAAGTGGTGCCATTTTTGGATTAATTGGTGCATTTATTGTGTATTTATTTACACGTAAAAATATTAATAAACAATTTGTATTACAAACATTTATAGGTATTGTGATTATTTCGTTATTAGCATTGTTTATTAATAATGTGAACCACTTCGCTCATTTAGGTGGATTTGTTGGCGGGGCAATCTTAATGTTTATCATGTACAAATGGATGGAACATGACAAGTTCAAACTTTATTATATTGCTGCCTTTATAGTGATTATCATCATTTTGATTGTTATTATATTTAACAGACAACAACATTATATATATGATGAATTAACGAAAGATGCTATGAATAACGGTGATTTTGATAGAGCGGAAACAATGGTAAAGCAAATTAAAGAAAAGAACTTCGAGTCGGATGAGACATATATTTTAAGTGGCTTAATTGTATCGAATAATACGTCTTTGAATGAAGCGATTCTAGAATGGGAAAGAGGATTAAAAGTTTTTCCTAATTCAGCTAAATTAAATTACCAATTAGCTTTAGGTTATAGAGCAAAAGATGACTATAATAAAGCAAATAAGTTTATTAATAAGGCGATAAAGCTTGATAAAAAGAATAAACATTATGCAACATTAAAAGATGAAATTGAAGCGTTTAGGAGTTAA
- a CDS encoding YqgQ family protein yields the protein MNNLYDVQQLLKKFGYIIYFKDEEDQLEMMEQEIKAMYQSMLIDKETFLQARLIINQRRIEKK from the coding sequence ATGAATAATTTATACGACGTACAACAATTACTTAAAAAGTTTGGTTATATTATTTATTTTAAAGATGAAGAAGATCAACTAGAAATGATGGAACAAGAAATAAAAGCTATGTATCAATCTATGCTTATTGATAAAGAAACATTTTTACAAGCAAGACTTATTATAAATCAGAGAAGGATTGAGAAAAAATGA
- a CDS encoding ROK family glucokinase, with the protein MTHILSADIGGTTCKLGIFDRSLNIEEKWEISTNKTGEGILENIYDSFVVHLNRKDIDIKNIIGMGIGVPGPIDFENGIVNGAVNLNWTGNIEVRKHMQQYFDGPIYVDNDANVATLGEKFKGAGQNESDVVCMTLGTGVGGGIVSNGELLHGHNGSGAEIGHFLVDQKKRFQCNCGMKGCLETVASATGVINLVHHYYPNINMKSSIHDLITGKNVTAKDVFDAAKSGDEFSLFIIDKVAGYIAYAASVVSVMTNPKYIIIGGGVSKAGDILIQFIKKHYEKMTFKPAQDGTNIVVAQLGNDAGIIGAAGLIKTYVIDKENE; encoded by the coding sequence ATGACACATATTTTATCAGCAGATATTGGTGGTACGACTTGTAAATTAGGTATTTTTGATCGTTCACTAAATATCGAAGAGAAATGGGAAATTTCAACGAATAAAACAGGAGAAGGTATATTAGAGAATATATATGATTCATTCGTTGTACATCTGAATAGAAAAGATATCGATATCAAGAACATTATCGGTATGGGAATCGGTGTACCTGGCCCGATTGATTTTGAAAATGGTATCGTCAACGGTGCTGTGAATTTAAATTGGACTGGTAACATTGAAGTTAGAAAACATATGCAACAATATTTTGATGGACCAATTTACGTAGATAATGATGCGAATGTTGCAACTTTAGGTGAAAAATTTAAAGGTGCTGGCCAAAACGAAAGCGACGTTGTTTGTATGACGCTAGGAACTGGTGTAGGTGGCGGCATTGTTTCAAATGGCGAATTACTTCATGGCCATAATGGTTCAGGCGCTGAAATAGGTCATTTCTTAGTGGATCAAAAGAAAAGATTTCAATGTAATTGTGGTATGAAGGGCTGTCTTGAAACGGTTGCTTCAGCTACAGGTGTCATTAATTTAGTACATCATTATTATCCAAATATCAATATGAAATCAAGTATTCATGACTTAATTACAGGTAAAAATGTAACAGCTAAAGACGTATTTGATGCTGCAAAATCAGGAGATGAATTCAGTTTATTTATCATTGATAAAGTTGCTGGTTACATAGCTTATGCAGCAAGTGTTGTTAGCGTCATGACTAACCCTAAATATATTATAATTGGTGGTGGCGTTAGTAAAGCCGGCGATATTCTTATCCAATTTATTAAGAAGCATTATGAAAAAATGACATTTAAACCTGCACAAGATGGTACAAACATTGTAGTTGCACAATTAGGAAATGACGCAGGTATCATCGGTGCAGCTGGTCTAATTAAGACATATGTAATAGATAAGGAGAATGAATAA
- a CDS encoding MTH1187 family thiamine-binding protein has product MAIVDVVVIPVGTEGPSVSEYIADIQIILEKHKEAGTIDYQLTPMNTLIEGDLKDLLEIIQEIHESPFNKGLDRVCTNIRIDDRRDKSRKMNDKLDSVNKHLNK; this is encoded by the coding sequence ATGGCAATAGTTGATGTAGTCGTAATACCAGTGGGAACAGAAGGACCTAGTGTGAGTGAATATATTGCAGATATTCAAATAATTCTTGAAAAGCATAAAGAGGCGGGTACAATTGATTATCAATTAACACCAATGAATACACTTATTGAAGGTGATCTTAAAGATTTACTTGAGATTATACAAGAAATTCATGAAAGTCCATTCAATAAAGGATTAGACAGAGTTTGTACAAATATCCGAATTGACGATAGAAGAGATAAATCTAGAAAAATGAACGATAAATTAGATTCTGTTAACAAACATTTGAACAAATAA
- a CDS encoding DUF2759 domain-containing protein, translated as MPFIDTGELFELFGVKIHIGVNIFSLLMLAVFILAIFGLISAFKNKNILGILFGAITVVSFGFFSLATIFTYGYPILHH; from the coding sequence ATGCCATTTATCGACACAGGGGAACTATTTGAGTTATTTGGAGTAAAAATCCATATCGGTGTTAATATTTTCTCATTATTAATGCTAGCTGTTTTTATTCTAGCTATATTTGGTTTAATTTCAGCATTCAAAAACAAAAATATTTTGGGCATTCTTTTTGGTGCAATAACTGTAGTATCTTTTGGGTTCTTCTCATTAGCTACAATCTTTACATACGGTTATCCAATTTTACATCATTAA
- a CDS encoding MBL fold metallo-hydrolase, with product MQVHSFSLGIVETNCYILEGENELLVIDPGDNGDFLNKQIKQYHKKVSAVLLTHAHFDHIGAVDDVANEFDVKVYVHPEEKSWLTDTEKNGSKKFAMYQLPQVVQHTVPQIMEPGEYEIGEFKFEAIHTPGHSPGSLSFVFGEFAIVGDTLFKGGIGRTDLYKGDTKTLLNSIEDKLLELDPNTTIFPGHGPETTIADEEMTNPYLNGFN from the coding sequence ATGCAAGTACATAGTTTTTCATTAGGAATTGTAGAAACTAATTGTTATATTCTCGAAGGTGAAAACGAATTACTCGTGATAGATCCAGGAGATAATGGCGATTTTTTAAATAAACAAATTAAACAATATCATAAAAAGGTGAGTGCTGTATTATTAACACACGCTCATTTTGATCATATAGGTGCAGTAGATGATGTCGCAAATGAATTTGATGTGAAAGTATATGTGCATCCTGAAGAAAAATCATGGTTAACGGATACAGAGAAAAATGGTTCTAAAAAATTTGCAATGTATCAATTACCACAAGTGGTTCAACATACTGTTCCACAAATAATGGAACCTGGTGAATATGAGATTGGTGAATTTAAATTTGAAGCGATCCATACACCCGGTCATTCACCGGGTAGTTTATCATTTGTATTTGGCGAATTTGCTATAGTAGGTGATACTTTATTTAAAGGTGGAATTGGGAGAACGGATTTATATAAAGGTGATACAAAAACATTATTGAATTCAATTGAAGATAAGTTGTTAGAACTAGATCCAAATACAACTATTTTCCCAGGTCACGGACCGGAGACTACAATAGCAGATGAAGAAATGACAAATCCGTATTTAAATGGATTTAATTAA
- a CDS encoding IS1182 family transposase, whose product MLNKSENKRDQYEMISVSELVPKNHLLRKVDKVLDLNFVYELVEDKYCLDNGRPSIDPVILVKILLIQRLFGIKSMRQTIKEIETNVAYRWYLGFSFLDKVPHYGTFSKNYTRRFHDTDLFEQIFERILEIAIKNNLIDHSTLFIDSTHIKANANKNKYINQVVKKDTLHFQEELNNEINQQRLAQGKKPIKNKKKEEFKNKKVSTTDLEAGYYVKGEREKQFAYSLHSCVDKNGFIIDQHVTPGNIHDSTQLKPMVERLEEKNMLPITLAVDSGYKTPFNAHYLLEKSIVPAMPYTRPKGKPGIFKTKDFIYDEYYDSYICPNDKLLTFKRTMPTGHRLYKSNPIICKSCPLLNECTENRSFTREIRRHVWQDDLDIIEDLRFVDTIKKAYKLRSQTVERRFGDAKEQHGMRWTRYRGIKKVSLDTTLICAAMNLKKLAMWLVKEPQIA is encoded by the coding sequence ATGTTAAATAAATCCGAGAATAAACGTGACCAATATGAAATGATTTCTGTTTCAGAGTTAGTACCTAAAAATCATTTATTGAGAAAAGTTGATAAAGTATTAGATTTAAACTTCGTTTATGAACTTGTTGAAGATAAATACTGTTTAGATAACGGACGTCCTTCTATTGATCCTGTTATCTTAGTTAAGATCTTACTGATTCAAAGATTATTTGGCATAAAATCAATGAGGCAAACTATTAAAGAAATTGAAACTAACGTAGCTTACCGTTGGTATTTAGGATTTAGCTTTCTTGATAAAGTCCCTCATTATGGTACATTCAGTAAAAATTATACAAGACGCTTCCATGATACTGACCTGTTTGAACAAATATTCGAAAGAATATTAGAAATTGCGATTAAGAATAACTTAATTGACCACTCAACGTTATTCATTGATTCAACACATATCAAAGCTAATGCGAATAAAAATAAATATATTAATCAAGTTGTAAAAAAGGATACATTACATTTCCAAGAAGAACTTAATAATGAAATTAATCAACAGAGGTTAGCGCAAGGAAAAAAGCCCATAAAAAATAAGAAAAAGGAGGAGTTTAAAAATAAGAAAGTCAGTACTACCGATCTAGAAGCTGGTTACTATGTTAAAGGTGAAAGAGAAAAACAATTTGCGTATAGCTTACATAGTTGTGTAGATAAAAATGGTTTTATAATTGATCAACATGTCACACCTGGAAATATACATGATAGTACACAGTTGAAACCTATGGTTGAAAGATTAGAAGAAAAAAATATGTTGCCAATCACACTAGCAGTAGACTCCGGATACAAAACGCCATTCAATGCGCATTATTTACTTGAGAAATCGATTGTACCTGCAATGCCCTATACAAGACCAAAAGGAAAGCCAGGAATATTTAAAACTAAAGATTTTATTTATGATGAATATTACGATAGTTATATATGTCCAAATGATAAACTACTAACTTTTAAAAGAACTATGCCAACAGGGCATAGATTATACAAATCTAATCCTATTATATGTAAATCATGTCCACTACTAAATGAATGTACAGAAAATAGAAGTTTTACTAGAGAAATTCGAAGACATGTATGGCAAGATGATTTAGATATAATCGAAGATTTAAGGTTTGTAGATACAATAAAAAAAGCATATAAACTAAGAAGTCAAACAGTAGAAAGACGCTTTGGTGATGCAAAAGAACAGCATGGTATGAGATGGACTAGATATAGAGGAATTAAAAAAGTTTCCCTGGACACCACGCTTATTTGTGCTGCCATGAATCTTAAAAAGTTGGCAATGTGGCTCGTAAAAGAGCCACAAATAGCCTAG
- a CDS encoding DUF2626 family protein has product MDKVYKTLGFWTAIFATMFYVGGMDMMAYFFLAQTGFFVLLGYLKLTERMYMYIFAIYLVLCFVGFTYYSTFLLEPSFGAHH; this is encoded by the coding sequence ATGGATAAAGTTTATAAAACTCTAGGCTTCTGGACTGCTATTTTTGCTACGATGTTTTATGTCGGCGGTATGGACATGATGGCATATTTCTTCTTAGCACAAACTGGATTTTTCGTATTGTTGGGATACTTAAAATTAACAGAAAGAATGTATATGTATATATTCGCAATTTATTTAGTATTATGTTTTGTTGGATTTACATATTATTCTACATTCTTATTAGAGCCAAGTTTTGGAGCACATCATTAA